A window of Paenibacillus sp. 19GGS1-52 contains these coding sequences:
- a CDS encoding YlbF family regulator: MQSHNTRDLIVREDIMGKAKELASLISTSEEVRHFQQAELKVNNHERVQGLIATIKKKQKEIVAFESFKNKAMVAKIEGEIEVLQDEIDGIPVVNEFQQSQTDINYLLQLVISVIRDTVSEKINVEAGTEAPPSTCGD, translated from the coding sequence ATGCAGTCCCACAATACCCGTGATCTAATCGTCCGCGAGGATATTATGGGCAAGGCGAAAGAGCTAGCTTCCTTGATCTCAACCAGTGAGGAAGTGCGGCATTTTCAGCAGGCTGAGTTAAAAGTCAATAACCATGAACGGGTACAGGGACTGATCGCGACAATTAAGAAGAAACAGAAGGAGATTGTGGCCTTCGAAAGCTTCAAGAATAAAGCCATGGTAGCCAAGATCGAAGGCGAGATCGAGGTGCTGCAGGATGAGATCGACGGGATTCCCGTGGTGAACGAATTTCAGCAAAGCCAGACCGATATCAATTATCTGCTGCAGCTCGTTATTTCTGTAATCAGAGATACGGTTTCGGAAAAAATAAATGTGGAAGCCGGCACTGAAGCACCTCCGTCCACATGCGGCGATTAA